In Deinococcus maricopensis DSM 21211, the sequence TCGACGCCCTGGAGCGCCTGTACGAGCGCGCCAAACGCGACGCGCTGTACCTGGCGTTCGCCATCACGAACATCAAGGTGGACCGCACCAAAACGCTCAGTCAGCACGAGGGCCGCGCCGACATCGGCGTGCGCGTCACGCGCGAGACGGCCCGCGGCGTGTACGTGTCCGGCGTGAAAGGCATCGGCACGGGCGCCATCTTCGCGGACGAAATCATCGTCGGCAGCATCGACCCGCTCGCGCCGACCGACGCGGCGTACGCCGTGACGTTCGTCGTCGCCGCCAGCACGCCCGGCCTGAGCTTCCTCTCCCGCGCGTCCTACGCCACCGCCGGGCACGAGGACGACTACCCGCTCTCCACGCACTACGACGAGAACGACGCCCTGCTGGTGTTCGACGACGTGTTCATCCCCTGGGACCGCGTGCTCGTGAACCAGGACGTCCGCCGGAACTTCGCCATCTGGTGGGAAACGCCCGCGTACACCAACATGGCGCAGCAGGCGTCCGTGCGGTTCTGGACGAAACTGGAGTTCATGGCGGGCGTCGCCGGCCTCGTCGCGCGCAGCAGCGGCCTCGACGGCACGCCGGCCGTGCGCGAACGCCTCGGGCAGCTGCTCGCGCACGTCCAGACGGCGCGCGCCATGGTCCTCGCCGCCGAAGCCGCCGCCCGCCCCGGCCCGCACGGCATCCTCGAACTCGACCGGGACCTCGTGTACGCCCAGCGCGCCTTCGCCGGCGACGTGTACCCGAAATTCATGCATGAACTGCGCATGCTGTGCGGCAGCACCCTCATCCAGCTGCCCCCGTCCGTGCACGACCTGCACCACCCCGCGTACGGCGACGTCCTGCAGCGCACCCTCGGCACGCCCCACCAGGCTGCGCCGGAACGCGCGCGCCTCATGCGCCTCGTGTGGGACCTCACCAGCTCCGAATTCGCCAGCCGCCACGCGCACTACGAGCAGTTCTACCAGGGCCCACCGCACGTGTACCTGTTCCAGATGACCGTCACCGGCACCTTCGAGCGCCTCATCCAGCGCGTCACGCGGGCACTCGACGGCACCGAGCGCGTCACCGCAGCGGCGCTGCAACCGTAACCCCGACACCCACCCCACCCAGGAGCCCCCATGAACAGCACCGACACCCACCCCCGCCCGTCCCTCGTCCTCGGCAGCACCGGTAAGACCGGGCAGCGCGTCGCCCGGAAGCTCCAGCAGGCGAACATGCCCGTGCGCGGCTGCGCGCGCAGCACCCCCATCCCGTTCCACTGGGATGACGAACGCACCTGGCTGCCCGCCGTGCGCGGCACCGAAGCGGCGTACATCGCGTACGCGCCGGACCTCGCGCTCCCGCAGGCCGCCGAGCAGATCGCGTCGTTCGCGCAGGTCGCGCGCAATGAGGGCGTCGCGCGGCTCGTGCTGCTCTCCAGCCGCGGCGAACCGAACGGCGTCCGCTGCGAGGAGGCCGTGCAGGCCAGCGGCGTGGACTGGACGATCCTGCGGTGCAGCTGGTTCGCGCAGAACTTCACCGAAGGGGCGTTCGCGGACAGCCTCCGCCACGGCACGCTCGCCCTGCCCGTCGGGGGCATCCCGGAGCCGTTCATTGACGCCGACGACATCGCTGAGGTCGCCGCCGCCGCCCTGAGGGGCGGGCACGCCGGGCAGGTGTACGAACTGACCGGCCCGCGCGCCCTGACGTTCGCGCAGGCCGTCCATGAAATCGCCGACGCCACCCAGCGGCCCCTCCAGTACCACCACATCAGCCTGACGGACTTCACGGGCACCCTCGCGCGCCACGGCACCCCGCAGCACGTGACTGACCTGCTCGCGCACCTGTTCACGGAACTCCTTGACGGCCGCAACAGCGCCACTGCCGACGGCGTGCAGCGCGCCCTCGGGCGGCCCGCGCGTGACTTCCGTGCGTTCGCGCGCGAGTCCGCCGCGCAGGGCGTCTGGGCGCCCGTTCTGGCCGGTTGAGGTGCCCGCTGAGGTGCGGCATTCAGCGCCGAACCTCAGGTCAGAGGGCGCCCACGGGGAGGCTGAAGCATGAAGGGGTCTTCATGTCACTCAGGTGTGGTGCATCATCTGCCTGAAGCGCAGGCCACGACTTGCGTAAGGTCAGCTTTGGGTCACCTGAAGGTCACTTCAGTCGCGTCTCCTGAAACACCCTGTGTGCTCGGACACACTGAGGCTGTTCAACCGGCCCCCGGGCCAGACGTTCACCTCAGGAGGAACCACCATGACTCGGAACCCGAAAACCGCCCTGCTCGTTCTGACCCTCGCCCTCGCGCCGCTGCCCGCCCTGGCGCAGGACACCAGCACCGACACCACGACCACCGACACGACCACGTCGGGCACGACGGACACCGCCACCTCGGGCACCACCGACACGGCCACCGCCGGCACCAACGACACGAACGACAATGACAATGACGGCTTCGACTGGGGCTGGCTGGGCCTGCTCGGCCTCGCCGGTCTCGCCGGCCTGCGCCGCAAAGAACCGACCGTGGTCGTCCCCGACCGCACCACCACCACGACGCGCTGAACCGTCCAGGAAAGGGGCGGCCTCCTGGGAGGCCGCCCCTTTCCCGTGGCCCCCAGGGAGAGCTGACAGAGCAAACTGGCCCCCGTTGCGTCCGTTCCTCGCGAACGCTGTGTAGCAGGCACCGAACTGCACCGCGCGCTGGAGGGCTCAGGGGGAGCCGTAGCGCCCGGCATGGTCCTTCGTTCAGGGAAGTTCCCGGAGGCAGGGTACCTCCGGGGTCAGAAGCGCGTGAAGTACGCGGTCGCATCGGTGCGCAGGCCGCTTTTCGTGTACAGGCGGTGGACTTCCGGCGCCTGACGTCCTGTGATCAGCATGACCTTGTAGGCGCCCAGGGTGCGTGCGAGATCCAGGGCGTGCGTCATCAGGGCTGTGCCGACACCCTGGCCGCGGGCGTCTTCGCGGGTGACGACGTTCTCGATCAGCGCGTAGGGGCGCGCGCCCTGCGTCAGGTTGGGCACGACGACCAGGGTGACGGTGCCCAGCACGTCACCTCGTTCTGCAACGAGTACGTGGATTTTGGGGTCGGTCAGCAGGGCCTGCCAGGTTGCCTGCGCGGCGTGCTGGTCAAGTGCCGGTGAGGACGGGCTCAATTGTCGGTAGAGGGTCGTGAGGGCGGGCAGGTCATCAGGGTGTGCCAGGCGTACGTGCAGCGCGGACATGGCGGAAGTGTACGTGCAGAAGGCCCGGAGAGGCAGGCGTGGGTCTGCCGAGCGCCCGGGCGGCGGTCAGCGGGGGCCATGAGGGTGCCCTTCAGCACCACCTGCCGGGCGAGGCGGTGCAGCAGTTTCCGCGCGAGCCGTGGCGTGCTGTCCGGTGTGCCGAGCGTGACGTGCAGGGCGGCGCGGTCCCCGGCGAGGCGGCGCTGGAAGGTGCCTGCGCGCGCCGTGGGTTGCGAGGAGGGCGTTGCGTGCACGCTTCGTAGGCCGCGGTTGCTCCGGCCTGTGGGCGCAGGAGCCTGATGCCTGGAGGTCCGCGGGGCCTTCCCAAACGGCGAGATCCGTAAACCATGGGTCGTGGACGATGGGTCGTCCGAAGGCGCGGCGGTGCGTGGCCCACGCTGGAGCTTCGTCGAGTGAGCGGCGTTGCGTGCCGGCGGCGTTGTGCACGCGGCTGGACGTGAGGACTTCCATCATGAGGGGGTACGGGCGGGGAGGGGCGATTTCAGCCGCTTTGGCGCCAAGCAGGTCGACTTCGCCGGTGGGGAGGCCCGGCGTGCCGAGTTTCTCCTTGAGGCGCCGCACGCGGGAGTGGTTTATGGTGCCGTCTGGGAGGTGGCTGGGGACGAGGTACGGGGCAGCGGACCCGGCGTGCCCGCCGGCGGGGCGGGCGGTGGCGACGGCGAGGCCGCCGCTGGCGTTGCTGGTGCACCAGTTCAGGCCGCAGTGCTCGCCGTGCAGCCTGGCTTCGGTGGTGGCGCCGTGCAGTTCCGTGGCTTACGTGCCGCCGGTTTTCGCGTGGCCGTCTATGCGGGTAACGTCGGGGAGGTGGTGGGGAGTGGAGGCTGATGTCCGCCTGGGAGAGCAGGGAGCCCATCGTGAAGCTCAGGAGGTGCGGGGCGCCGTCGTGATCGGAGCGGCCGATTCGTAGGCGGCGACGATGCGGTTCACGACGTGGCCGTCGTGGTCGGTGGTGTTCGCCTGGGCGTCGACTTCGGTGCGGACCCAGGTGTGGAACGCGCGGAGGGCGTCGCGGGAGTAGCGAATTCAGGCACGCGCGTTTCGAGGTGGGTCGTCAGGTACGGGTCGTATGGGGGCGCGGCCGGGGGGTCACGTGCCGCTCACGGCTGTGAGGGCGTCCTGGGCGGTGGGGGGCTGGAGCAGTCCGGCCTGGTCGAACCACGCGACGGTGTCGCGGATCATGTCGTTGAGGGGGCGGGGGGCGTACCCGAGTTCGCGGGCGGCGCGGGCGTGGCTGACGCGCTGGTTGCTGGTGACGGTGGCGAGCGTCGCGCGGGTGAGTTGCGGGGTGGCGCCGGTGCGGGCGGCGCGGCGTTCTTCTAGGCGGGCGACGCCGTGCGCGAGCCATAGTGGGAGCGTGCCGCGGGGGGGCGGGCGCCGGTGAGGGCGGCGGCGCGGCGGGCGACGTCGAGCGTGCTGGCCCACGTGCCGCTCAGGATGAAGTCCGCGCCGCGGGGCGCGCGCGTTTCGGCGCGCAGGGCGCCGTCGGCGACGTCGCGGACGTCCACGAAGTCGAACCCGCCGGGCAGCGCGACGGGCATTTCACCGAGGGCGGCGCGGCGCACGAGTTGCGTGGTGGAGCCGACGCGGTGGTCGTACGGCCCGAGGATCGCGGTGGGCCGCACGATGACGGCGTCCAGGCCAGCGTCCAGGCCGCGCTGGACTTCCTGTTCGGCGAGGGCCTTGGAGTACCCGTACGGGAAGGGGTGCGGGGAGGACACGAGCGGGCGGGCCTCATCGACGGGCGTGGCGTGGGGTTTGCCGACGAGCGCGGCGACGGAGCTGACGTGCACGAGGCGGCGCACGCCGGCGGCGAGGCAGGCGTTCACGACGTTGCGGGTGCCGTGCACGTTCACGGCGTGCAGGGTGGGCCACGCGTCGTGGCCGAGGGCGATGTGCGCGGCGACGTGGTACACGACGTCGCCGCCCTCGAAGGCGCGTCGCAGCGCGCGTTCGTCGTGCAGGTCGCCGGGCGCGCATTCGACGTCCAGTCCTTCGAGGGCGCGGCGGTCCTGGCGGATCAGCGCGCGGACGGGCCGCTCCTGGGCGCGCAGCGCGCGGATGAGGGCGGCACCCAGGTGCCCGGTCGCTCCGGTGACGATCACCATGTTGTTCCGTTTCCTTTCGGCAGGAGTAGAGGGGCGCGCCGGGGGCGCGCGGGTCTGCAGGGGTGGGTTGCCTGAATGGTAGCACTGCCCGTGTGGGGCGCAGGGTGGATGTTGAGCGCGGCAGTGGCGCACGCGCCGGACCGTGAAGGCCTCTTCAGTGGAGGTTGCGCCTGGTACGGAGGAGGCGGTGGGTACGCTTGGGGCATGACGGACGTCATCGTGATCGGGGCAGGTCTTGCGGGGTTGATGGCGGCGCGGACGCTGGACCGCGTGGGCCTGGACGTGCAGGTCGTGGAGGCGCGGGACCGCGTGGGGGGGCGGGTGTGGTCGGCGCTGCTGGAGGGCCTGCCGCAGCCGGTGGAGTACGGCGCGGAGTTCATTGAGGGGCCGGACAGCCTGAGCTGGCGGGTGCTGCGGGAGGCGGGGGCAGCGGTGATGCGCGCGGATGGGGAGTCGTGGTGCGCGCGTGGCGGGCAGCTGACGCCGGGCGATCCGGTGCGGGAGGCGGTGGACGCTGCGCTTCCGCGCCTGCAGGGGCGCGCGGTGGACGCGCCCCTGGCGGTGGCGGTGGAGGAAGCGCTGCCCGGCGCGGTGCACGCGGACGCACGCGCGCTCGTGCGCCGGTACGTGGAGGGGTTCGATGCGGCGCCCGTGGACCGCGCGAGCCTGCACTGGTTCCTGGAGGTGGAGGCGGGCGCGCCGGGGGGGCGCATCGTCGGGCAGTACCACACGCTCGGCGGGAATGACCGCCTGCCCGTGCACCTCGCCGGTCAGTTGACGGTGCCGGTGGCGGTGGGCGAGGCGGTCCATGAGGTCCGCTGGTCGCCCGGTCACGTGGAGGTGGTGACGGCGGGCGGGGTGCGGTCAGCGCGCGCGGCGGTCATCACGTGGCCGGTGGGGGTGTGGCAGGTGCACGCCGGGGAGGGCGCGGTGCGGTTCGTGCCGGACCTGCCGGAGCACCGTGCGGCCGCGGGGGCGCTCGCCATGGGCGACGTGATGAAGATGACGGTTCAGTTCAGTGACCGGTTCTGGGAGGACGTGCGCGCGGGCGACGCGTCGCTGCTGAACCTGAAGTACCTGCAGACGGACGAGGACGTGCCGACTTTCTGGACGCACCTGCCGGCGCACGCGCCGCTGCTGGTCGCCTGGGCGGGCGGCACGTGGGCGCAGCGGCTGCTGACGCACTCCGCGTCGGCGCTGCGTGAGGCAGTGATCGGCAGCCTCGCGCGGGCGCTGGGGCGCGCCGGCGGACGTGAACGCGCACGTGGTCGCGTGGCACCACCACGACTGGCGCGAGGACCCGTACGCGCGCGGCGCGTACAGTTACGTGCCGGCAGGGGCGCTGTGGGCGCGCGAAGAACAGCGCGCCCGTGGCGGGCACGCTGTTCTTCGCGGGGGAGGCGACCGCGCGCGACGGGCACACCGCAACCATGGAAGGGGCGCTGCAGAGCGGCGAGCGGGCGGCGCAGGAGCTGCTGGACGCCTGGGCGACCCTCGCCACCCCCTGACGGGCGGTCTTGGGTGCGGGCGGTCCTCATGCGCCCGCCGGTATCCTCCGGGCATGCCGCCTGCCCCGTCCGCGTCTGTGGTTCGCCGCCTGTACGGCCTGCTGCGCCCCTACCGCCGCGTCGTGAGTGTCGGCCTGCTGTGCCTGATCGGCAGCGTCGCCGCGGAACTGTACCCGCCGCTGGTGTGGGGGCGGGTGGTGGACGTCGGCCTGGCCCGGCAGGACTGGGGGTACATTGCCGGGCAGCTGGGCGTGCTGGTGGTGGTGTTCGCCGCGCAGCAGGTCCTGGGGGCGTGGCGGGGCGTGCTGCTGGAACGCGCCGGGCAGCAGCTAACGCTGGACGTGCGGCTGCAGCTGTACAACAAGCTCGCGCGGCAGTCCGCGTCGTACTTCGAGGCGCAGCGCACCGGGGACCTGCTGTCCCGCGTGACGGCGGACGTGGACGGCATTCAGGACGTCCTGCTGCGCGGCACGGACGCGGTGCTCGGCAACGCGCTGCGCGTGCTGGGCGTGGTCGTCATCTTCATTTCGCTGCAGCCGCTGCTGGGCGTCCTCGTGACCCTCCCGATGGTGGCGGTCGCGGCGCTGCTCGCGCGGTACAACGGCGCGGTGCGGCCCGCGTACCGCGCGGCGCGCACCCGCCTGGGGGACCTGTCGGCGCTGATCAACGACCGCCTGACGGGCATCCGTGTCGTGCAGGGGTTCGCGCGTGAGGGGCACGAGGCGGCGCGCATCGCGGACCTCGGGCGGCAACTGTACGACGAGGGCCTGAAGGCCATCACGATTCGCAACCGCGTGTTCCCGGTCGTGCGGTTCGTGTCGAACTTCGGGAACATCCTGATGCTCGGCGGGGGCGTGTGGCTGATCACGCAGGGGCGGTTCACGCTCGGCGGGCTTCTCGCGTACCGCGGGTACGGCCGGTACTTCTACGGGCCCATTGACGACCTCGTGAACATCAACGACCTGCTGCAGCGCGCGGAGGCCAGCGGGCGGCGCATTTTCGAGGTACTGGACGCGCCGGAACCCATTACGGAACGCCCGGACGCGCGACCGCTGCCCCTACCGGCGCGTGGCGAGGTGGCGTTCGAGGACGTCACGTTCGGGTACGACCCGGCGCGGCCCGTGCTGCAGAACGTGAGTCTGCGCGTCCGCGCGGGGGAACGCGTGGCGGTGCTCGGCGCGAGCGGCGCGGGGAAAAGCACCCTGATTGGCCTGCTGACGCGCACGCACGACCCGGACGGCGGGCGCGTCACGCTGGACGGCGTGGACGTCCGTGACCTGACGCTCCCGTCCCTGCGGCGCGCCGCGGCGCTGATGCAGCAGGACACCTTCCTGTTCCACGACACGGTCCTCGCGAACGTGCGGTACGCGCGCCCGGACGCCAGCGAGGATGACGTGCGCCGCGCTCTTGACGTGGCCGGCGCGACCGCCTTCGTGGACGCCCTGCCGGAGGGCCTGCTGACGATGGTCGGGGAGCGCGGCGTGCGCCTGTCTGGCGGGCAGCGGCAGCGCCTCGCCATTGCGCGGGTGCTGCTGGCGGAACCGGCCGTGCTGCTGCTCGACGAGCCCACCAGCGCCGTCGACGCGGAATCCGAGGCGCAGATCGTGAGCGCCCTCGAACGCCTGATGCGTGACCGGACGGCCCTGATCGTCACGCACCGCCTGTCCCTGGCCCGCGCCGCGGACCGCGTGATCGTGCTAGAGGGCGGCACCATTGTGGAGGAGGGCTCGCCCGACGCATTGCGGCGGCAGCGGGGGCGGTACGCGGCGCTGGAACGCGCCGCGCGGGCCGGCGAGTGAGGGCGCCGGTCCCTCTTCCCCACCGGGCAACCGCTGGGGCGCACGTGGGCGCGGCCAGTCGGCGTGCCGGACGGCGTTCGGGTTGCCACTGGGGGGATGGTGGCGCTCGGCGTCGCGCGGTTCGCGTCCGCCCGCGATGCATGCGGATCTTGGCTGGTCGTCCACGCCGTCCGGCAGGCTGAGCGCCGCGAATGCGGCGCGGTCCCGGCTGGGCGCGGCGCGGGCATCACCGGAGGGGCGCCCACTGCGGTTGCAGTGGGCGCCCCTCCGGTGGGTGTTCAGTTGAGGGCGCGGGTGCTGGCGGGCAGCGTACCGCCGGCGAGGAGTTCCGTGGTGGCGTCCTGCAGGGCGGTCAGGGCGACGCGCTGCGTGAACGGGCCGGTGGAGAGGCGGGCCACGCCGAGTGCTTCGAGGTCACGGGCGGGGAGGCTCACGCCGGGCACGCTGATGAGCGTGAGCTTCTGCGGGCCGAACGCGTCGGCGACCTCCGCGATTTCCTGGCGGTCGGTGAGGCCCGGCACGAACACCACGGGGGCGCCGGCGTCGAGGAATGCGCGGCCACGGCGGATGACTTCCGCGAGCACGTCGGCGCGGGCGGTGCCGGGCGCGGCGCGCAGGGCGGCGTCCGTGCGGGCGTTCAGGACGAAGGTGATGCCGGCCTCGCGGCCTGCGGCCATGACGGCTTCGACGGCCGTGACGGCTTCGTTCAGGGGTTTCATCTGGTCTTCGAGGTTCCCGCCGACCACGCCGATCTCGATGGCGCGGCGCGCGGTGTCGCCGGCGTGGCCGTATCCGGCTTCCATGTCCATGCTGACGGGGACGTTCACGGCCTGGACGATGCGGCGGACCATGTCGAGGTGCAGGTCGAGGGGGATGCGTTCGCCGTCGGGGTAGCCGAAGGTGGAGGCGATGGAGTGGCTGGCGGTGGCGAGGGCGCGCGTGCCGGGCGTGGCCGCGACGACCTGCGCGGAGACGACGTCCCAGACGTTGGCGAGTACGAGGAGTTCCGGGGCGGTGTGGAGGTCGAGGAGGGTGCGGGCGTGCGTGGCGAGGTCGGTGGTCATGGTCGTCTCCTTCTGGGGATGGGTCAGGTGGGCTGGAGGGCGTTCAGAAACCGCTGGGCGGCCTTTTCGAACTGCGCGGGGTCGCCGAGTGCGCGGGCGAGCAGCATGGCGCCGTCCAGGGTGGACAGGAACGCGAGGGCGAGGTCGTCCGGGGTGCCCGTGAAGTGCAGTTCGCCGGTCTGCTGTCCGGCGTCGAGCACGCGGGTGAGCCAGGCGCGGTTGAGGTCGAAGAAGGCGCGCACTTCGGTCTGCATGCCGTCCGGCAGGGTGAGGAATTCCCCCGCGAGGGCGACGCACAGGCAGATGCGTCCGTCCGGGTGGACGACGTCGCGGTAGGCGCTCAGGTAGCGGTGCAGCAGGGTGGTGGCGGGGGCGGAGGTGGCGGGCAGGTCGTCTAGGGCGCGTTCCAGGCGCTGGCGGTAGCGTTGGACGAGGGCGGCGCCGAGGTCTGCCTTGTTGGGGAAGTAGTAGTGGATGCTGGCGTTGCGGATGCCGAGGGGTCGACTGATGTCGGCGTAGCTGAAGGCGTTATACCCGCGTTCCTGAACGAGGCGTTGTGCGGTGTCGAGGATGAGTTCGAGGGTTTCGCCTTTCGCGGACATGTCGCCATTGTCTACCTACATGTAGGTAAAGTCAAGCGAGCGATGACAAGTCACTGCCACCAACGCGTCAATCAGAGACGGCCCAGAATGGCCGCCAATCAACACGGAGGGCCCGCGCAGCTGCGCGGGCCCTCCGTGGCGGCTGTCCCTTGTGGGTGGTGGGCTCAGCCGCCCTTGTTCGCCGGGGTCACGTACCCGATGCGCGTAAACGTGAACCGGGCCTTCTTGCTGTACAGCAGCAGGTGCTTCGTATCGGCGCTGATCAGGTAATGGGTGGTGCCGTTCAGGGCGCTCAGGAACGGCTCCGGCAGCGCATACAGGCACCGCACGCGCGGGTCTGGAGCGTCCGGCGTCAGCGACAGGCGCAGGACGCCCGCGCCCGCCTCGATGGACCCCTGGAAGGTGCCGCAGCCGACCTGGCCGCGTACGCTGTTGGCGATCACCAGCTGCCCTTTGGGGAGTTCCGGCGTGGGACGGGTGCTGGCCGTCGCGCCGGTCAGTTGCCAGATGCCCATGAGGGGCGCGGGAACGGCAGCATGCGCGCTGCCCATCAGGGCCGCTACGGAAAGCAGGGGAAGAAGACGCATGCGTCACTGTAGGCGCCGGCTGCTGATGGGTCGCTGACCGGCCGCCACATGCACCTCAGGAACCGGCACCTGGCTGCGTGTGTTCGGTCCGGCATGAAATTTTTCTCAGTTGATCTCGTACACCCTCGCGGACGTCGCGGGCGACACCGCCGTCCCCCTGCTGCAGGTGACCTGAGGGGCGCCCGCACCGTCCTGCGGGCGCCCCTGTGCGCCGGGCTCAGCGGGCGTGCCGCTCCAGCCACACTTCCAGCTCCTCGGGCGGGGCGGGACGCGCCACGAAGTACCCCTGCACGCGGTCGCACTGCCACGCGCGCAGCGTCTGCAGCTGCTCCTCGTGCTCCACGCCTTCCGCGACGACCTGCAGGCCGGATTCGCGCGCGAACGTGATCAGGGACCGCACGATGGGCCGCGACGACCGGTGGCCCTCGCGGGGCGCGACGAGGTCCGTGATCAGCGACCGGTCGATCTTCAGGACCTGCGCGGGCAGCTGGAACAGGCGGCTCATGCTGGAGTACCCGGTGCCGAAGTCGTCAATGGCGAGGTGCAGGCCCGCGCGCAGGAGCGCCTCGTACTGCGGCATGCCGTGGTCGTCCATGACTGCACTTTCCGTCACCTCCAGTTCGAGCGCGCCCGCGTCGAGGTCGTGCGCCGCGAGGGTCCGCTCGACGAACGCCGCGAAGTCCGGCTGCGCGAACTGCCGCGGGGCGACGTTCACGCTGACGCGCAGGTCCGGCCAGCGCGCGCGCCACACCTGCAGCTGACGGCACGCGGCGCGCAGCACCCACTCGCCGACGCCCACCATCAGGTCGCTTTCCTCCGCGACGGGCACGAACCGCCCGGGCGGCAGCAGGCCCAGGGTGGGGTGCTGCCAGCGCACGAGGGCCTCCACGGCGACGGGCGCCAGCGTGTCCGACGCGACGATCGGCTGGTAGTGCAGGCGCAGCTCGTCGCGGTCCAGGGCGGCGCGGAGGTCTTGTTCCAGTTCGAGGCGCGCGAGCGCGGCGTCCCCGAGGACCGGCTGGAAGCGGCGGACGCTGCGCCGGTCGCGTTTGGCGTGGTACATGGCGAGGTCTGCGTGCTTCTGGAGGGTCGTGACGTCCGTGCCGTCGTGCGGGAACAGCGCGATGCCGATGGACGCCGTGACGACCAGCGCGCGCCCCACGAGGTCCATGGGGGCGCTGAGCGCGTCGAGGATGCGCTGCGCGGCCGCCTCGACGTCCGCGTGCGCCTGCACGTTGCGGAGCAGCACCGTGAATTCGTCACCGCCCTGGCGGGCGACGAGGTCGCCGTCGCGGACGCAGACGCTCAGGCGCTCCGCGACCTGTATGAGCAGCGCGTCGCCCACCGGGTGCCCGAGCGTGTCGTTCACCTGCTTGAAGTGGTCGAGGTCGATGAACAGCACGCCCAGCGTGGTGTCCGGGCCCTGCACGGCCGCCTGCAGCGCCCCCTCGAACGCGGCGCGGTTCAGCAGGCCGGTGAGGGCGTCATGCTGCGCCTGGTACGCGAGGCGTTCCTGCGCGAGCTGCAGCGCCGCATTCGCCTGCGCGAGCTCCTGGTTGCGGAGACGCTCCTCGGCGGCGCGGTGCTCGAGGCGTTCCACCTGCAGTTGCGCGGCCAGCACCTGGGATTTGTGCAGCAGCACGTCCGCGGTGAGCTGCTGGCTGATGCGGTCGTGCGTGCGCGCGTGGTGCAGCGCGGCCGCGTACGCTCCCTGCGCCTCCAGCACGAGCGAGAGGTGCTCGTGCGCGGCGTCCACGCGGGGGATGATGTTCAGGGTTTCGGCGAGGTGCAGTGCGCGTTCCAGGGCGGCGTGTGCCTCGGGCAGGCGCCCCTGATGCCGCAGGACGCGGCCCATGGTGACGAGGCTGTCGCAGAGGTTCTCCTGATCGCCGAGCTCCTCGGACAGCGCGAT encodes:
- a CDS encoding TetR/AcrR family transcriptional regulator — protein: MSAKGETLELILDTAQRLVQERGYNAFSYADISRPLGIRNASIHYYFPNKADLGAALVQRYRQRLERALDDLPATSAPATTLLHRYLSAYRDVVHPDGRICLCVALAGEFLTLPDGMQTEVRAFFDLNRAWLTRVLDAGQQTGELHFTGTPDDLALAFLSTLDGAMLLARALGDPAQFEKAAQRFLNALQPT
- a CDS encoding GNAT family N-acetyltransferase — translated: MSALHVRLAHPDDLPALTTLYRQLSPSSPALDQHAAQATWQALLTDPKIHVLVAERGDVLGTVTLVVVPNLTQGARPYALIENVVTREDARGQGVGTALMTHALDLARTLGAYKVMLITGRQAPEVHRLYTKSGLRTDATAYFTRF
- a CDS encoding NAD-dependent epimerase/dehydratase family protein; protein product: MVIVTGATGHLGAALIRALRAQERPVRALIRQDRRALEGLDVECAPGDLHDERALRRAFEGGDVVYHVAAHIALGHDAWPTLHAVNVHGTRNVVNACLAAGVRRLVHVSSVAALVGKPHATPVDEARPLVSSPHPFPYGYSKALAEQEVQRGLDAGLDAVIVRPTAILGPYDHRVGSTTQLVRRAALGEMPVALPGGFDFVDVRDVADGALRAETRAPRGADFILSGTWASTLDVARRAAALTGARPPAARSHYGSRTASPA
- a CDS encoding 4-hydroxyphenylacetate 3-hydroxylase family protein, which codes for MTRTGHAYLHSLNDGRTIWFGDRQVKNVATDPAFCRAAHAIARLYDLAAAEHTPGTFHDVDPDTGRLTLRAFLQPRTPDDLRAKRDMHRAWADVSHGFLGRSPDYMASGLAGFMTGRALFHSDGPGGLDALERLYERAKRDALYLAFAITNIKVDRTKTLSQHEGRADIGVRVTRETARGVYVSGVKGIGTGAIFADEIIVGSIDPLAPTDAAYAVTFVVAASTPGLSFLSRASYATAGHEDDYPLSTHYDENDALLVFDDVFIPWDRVLVNQDVRRNFAIWWETPAYTNMAQQASVRFWTKLEFMAGVAGLVARSSGLDGTPAVRERLGQLLAHVQTARAMVLAAEAAARPGPHGILELDRDLVYAQRAFAGDVYPKFMHELRMLCGSTLIQLPPSVHDLHHPAYGDVLQRTLGTPHQAAPERARLMRLVWDLTSSEFASRHAHYEQFYQGPPHVYLFQMTVTGTFERLIQRVTRALDGTERVTAAALQP
- a CDS encoding FAD-dependent oxidoreductase; this encodes MAGTLFFAGEATARDGHTATMEGALQSGERAAQELLDAWATLATP
- a CDS encoding META domain-containing protein; translation: MRLLPLLSVAALMGSAHAAVPAPLMGIWQLTGATASTRPTPELPKGQLVIANSVRGQVGCGTFQGSIEAGAGVLRLSLTPDAPDPRVRCLYALPEPFLSALNGTTHYLISADTKHLLLYSKKARFTFTRIGYVTPANKGG
- a CDS encoding ABC transporter ATP-binding protein — encoded protein: MPPAPSASVVRRLYGLLRPYRRVVSVGLLCLIGSVAAELYPPLVWGRVVDVGLARQDWGYIAGQLGVLVVVFAAQQVLGAWRGVLLERAGQQLTLDVRLQLYNKLARQSASYFEAQRTGDLLSRVTADVDGIQDVLLRGTDAVLGNALRVLGVVVIFISLQPLLGVLVTLPMVAVAALLARYNGAVRPAYRAARTRLGDLSALINDRLTGIRVVQGFAREGHEAARIADLGRQLYDEGLKAITIRNRVFPVVRFVSNFGNILMLGGGVWLITQGRFTLGGLLAYRGYGRYFYGPIDDLVNINDLLQRAEASGRRIFEVLDAPEPITERPDARPLPLPARGEVAFEDVTFGYDPARPVLQNVSLRVRAGERVAVLGASGAGKSTLIGLLTRTHDPDGGRVTLDGVDVRDLTLPSLRRAAALMQQDTFLFHDTVLANVRYARPDASEDDVRRALDVAGATAFVDALPEGLLTMVGERGVRLSGGQRQRLAIARVLLAEPAVLLLDEPTSAVDAESEAQIVSALERLMRDRTALIVTHRLSLARAADRVIVLEGGTIVEEGSPDALRRQRGRYAALERAARAGE
- a CDS encoding WGxxGxxG family protein, whose translation is MTRNPKTALLVLTLALAPLPALAQDTSTDTTTTDTTTSGTTDTATSGTTDTATAGTNDTNDNDNDGFDWGWLGLLGLAGLAGLRRKEPTVVVPDRTTTTTR
- a CDS encoding NAD(P)H-binding protein, encoding MNSTDTHPRPSLVLGSTGKTGQRVARKLQQANMPVRGCARSTPIPFHWDDERTWLPAVRGTEAAYIAYAPDLALPQAAEQIASFAQVARNEGVARLVLLSSRGEPNGVRCEEAVQASGVDWTILRCSWFAQNFTEGAFADSLRHGTLALPVGGIPEPFIDADDIAEVAAAALRGGHAGQVYELTGPRALTFAQAVHEIADATQRPLQYHHISLTDFTGTLARHGTPQHVTDLLAHLFTELLDGRNSATADGVQRALGRPARDFRAFARESAAQGVWAPVLAG
- a CDS encoding isocitrate lyase/PEP mutase family protein; translation: MTTDLATHARTLLDLHTAPELLVLANVWDVVSAQVVAATPGTRALATASHSIASTFGYPDGERIPLDLHLDMVRRIVQAVNVPVSMDMEAGYGHAGDTARRAIEIGVVGGNLEDQMKPLNEAVTAVEAVMAAGREAGITFVLNARTDAALRAAPGTARADVLAEVIRRGRAFLDAGAPVVFVPGLTDRQEIAEVADAFGPQKLTLISVPGVSLPARDLEALGVARLSTGPFTQRVALTALQDATTELLAGGTLPASTRALN